From the Xenopus laevis strain J_2021 chromosome 7L, Xenopus_laevis_v10.1, whole genome shotgun sequence genome, the window CTCTTGCTAGTTACTTTCCCATTTGCTATTACAGAGTCTGTGGCAGGCTGGGTGTTTGGCAGATTTCTCTGTAAGCTTGTAGGAGTCATCAGTCGTGTCAACTTTTTCTGCAGCAACCTCCTCCTTGGGTGCATCAGTGTGGACCGTTACATAGCCATAATCCATGCCATCCATACCTTTAGAAGTCGACGTTTGGTGGCTGTTCACCTCCCCTGCTTTGGGGTTTGGGCCTTATGTTTCCTACTGTCAATGCCAAATCTGTTTGTTTTGGAAATACAGGAAAATGGTAATGTAACAACATGTACATACCACCAAAGCCACTTCCCCAGCAGTAGATGGTGGCAGACAGGAAGATTTCTCAATCACATTGTGGGTTTCTTGGTCCCACTAATGATTATGGGATTCTGCTATGCTCACATTGTGACTGCTCTTTGTCGATCTCCGCGATTAGAGAAGAAAAAAGCGGTAAGACTGGCCATATTGATCACTGTAGTCTTCCTCTtatgctggaccccctacaatgtTACAGTGTTTATTGACACTTTGGAACAGCTGGGACTGGTGCAGAGCTGCAAAGTCCGGAAGGAGCTTCCATTTGCAATCACTGTCACAGAGTTCCTGGGTTCTGTGCACTGTTGTCTCAATCCTATCCTCTATGCATTTGTGGGGGTAAAGTTCAGGAATGATGCCCTGCGAATCCTGCGCAAAGCTGGCTGTTTCCGTTCACTGATATCAGCAGTCCCACTACATTTTGATAGAAAGAGTAGTGCCACTGACTCTGAAAATGGTACAGTCATGTACAGCTTCTAGGGTGTGCCTTTTTAATGATGAAGCAAATGAAAAATCTATAAGAAGATTTACAAATTATATTGTAAGTGTGGAATAGATGTGAAAAAATGGCCTGGGTGTACATAAAAAAGTGAGATTCTGGAATCCTAAAAGGGATACTATAGTCAGTGCATAATACTGATCAAAGCAGataattgcataaaaaagtgGGTTTGCTGTAATgctgaagttatttttaaatttttatgctTGCTTAGATAAGTGAATTTCTTCGTAAATATGTCTGTCTACTTCCTACCttttcataataaaacaataaaaatgtaatttgttagtGCCCTAGCAATTAGATCA encodes:
- the cxcr5.L gene encoding C-X-C motif chemokine receptor 5 L homeolog, yielding MESTGFVLNNIEESDFLDFLIPDLNESNYEESLNDTSDFVCPETFQDEPLGTLVHFQRVFIPLVYTLVFILGFLGNSLVLLILIKFRRSRSTTENFLLHLALADLLLLVTFPFAITESVAGWVFGRFLCKLVGVISRVNFFCSNLLLGCISVDRYIAIIHAIHTFRSRRLVAVHLPCFGVWALCFLLSMPNLFVLEIQENGNVTTCTYHQSHFPSSRWWQTGRFLNHIVGFLVPLMIMGFCYAHIVTALCRSPRLEKKKAVRLAILITVVFLLCWTPYNVTVFIDTLEQLGLVQSCKVRKELPFAITVTEFLGSVHCCLNPILYAFVGVKFRNDALRILRKAGCFRSLISAVPLHFDRKSSATDSENGTVMYSF